A section of the Cucurbita pepo subsp. pepo cultivar mu-cu-16 unplaced genomic scaffold, ASM280686v2 Cp4.1_scaffold000270, whole genome shotgun sequence genome encodes:
- the LOC111784732 gene encoding squamosa promoter-binding-like protein 14, whose translation MDDVGAQVAPPIFIRQTLTSRYTDVPSIPKKRALSYQLPNFHHHLQPQGQLHAHTWNPKAWDWDSARFLTKPSKPPLLHSDAPSSDLKTTHDFAAATPSTLNNTVDALENQDESLRLNLGGGLNLNYVEEPVSKPPKKVRPASPGAATTYPMCQVDNCKEDLSNAKDYHRRHKVCELHSKSSKALVAKQMQRFCQQCSRFHPLSEFDDGKRSCRRRLAGHNWRRRKTQPEDVSSRPTRPGSRGPQSSGNLDIVSLLTALAKAQGKNEDQTVKSLLSANSDHLIQILNKINSLPLPADLAAKLPNLESFRGKAPPQGSLQHQNILNGNSSSPSTMDLLTVLSATLAASAPDALAVLSQKSSLSSDSEKTRSSCRSGSDLHNRPLELPSVAGERSSTSYQSPMEDSDGQVQGTRVGLALQLFSSSPEHDTPPNLAASRKYFSSDSSNPIEERSPSSSPPLLQKLFPMQSREEANSNGKLPIRKEVSGVEVRKPPSSNIPFELFRELDGAGPNSFRPVPYQAGYTSSGSDHSPSSLNSDAQDRTGRISFKLFDKDPSQFPGALRTQIYNWLSNCPSEMESYIRPGCVVLSVYLSMTPIAWEQLEENLVLHLKSLIHSEEIDFWRSGRFLVYTGRLLASHKDGKIRLNKSSKAWSNPELISVSPLAVVGGQKTSFLLRGRNLKNPGTRIHCTSMGGYISEEVMGFCRQGIYDEIHSRSFKVGDASPTALGRCFIEVENGFRGNSFPVIIADAAICKELRHLESEIDGFRVPEISSESHSYVTSQPRLKDEILLFLNELGWLFQRERSSSGLDNPDFLIRRFKFVLTFSAERDFCALVKTLLDILVKKCLITHGLSTKSLEMISEIQLLNRSVKRRCRRMVDLLVHYHVSGFGDAEKKYLFPPNSIGPGGITPLHLAASMTDADDMVDALTNDPLEIGLECWSSQLDANGQSPRAYALMRGNHSCNELVERKLGDRKNGQVSLRIGNEIEQLEVSSGERGRAQVRSCSRCAIVAAKCNRRVPGSGTHRLLHRPYIHSMLAIAAVCVCVCLFLRGSPDIGLVAPFKWENLDYGTI comes from the exons ATGGACGACGTCGGCGCCCAAGTTGCTCCTCCTATTTTCATCCGCCAAACCTTGACCAGTCGCTACACTGATGTGCCTTCCATCCCCAAGAAGCGTGCTTTATCATATCAGCTCCCCAACTTCCATCATCACTTGCAACCTCAGGGTCAACTCCATGCTCATACTTGGAACCCTAAGGCTTGGGATTGGGATAGCGCTAGATTCCTCACCAAACCCTCCAAACCTCCACTTCTCCACTCCGATGCTCCCTCATCCGACCTAAAGACCACCCACGATTTCGCTGCTGCTACTCCCTCCACGTTGAACAACACAGTGGACGCTCTGGAGAACCAGGATGAGAGTCTTCGCCTTAATCTTGGTGGtggtttgaatttgaattacGTTGAGGAGCCCGTGTCCAAACCCCCTAAAAAGGTCCGCCCTGCTTCTCCCGGCGCTGCTACCACCTACCCTATGTGCCAGGTTGATAATTGTAAGGAAGATCTATCGAATGCCAAAGACTATCACCGCAGGCATAAAGTTTGCGAGCTCCATAGCAAATCCTCCAAAGCCCTAGTTGCTAAACAGATGCAGCGGTTCTGCCAGCAGTGTAGCAg ATTTCATCCTCTTTCGGAATTTGATGATGGGAAGAGGAGTTGTAGGAGGAGACTTGCAGGGCACAACTGGCGTAGAAGGAAGACGCAGCCCGAGGATGTATCCTCAAGGCCGACCCGGCCAGGAAGTAGAGGACCCCAAAGCAGTGGGAATTTGGACATCGTCAGTCTATTGACTGCCCTAGCCAAGGCTCAAG GAAAAAACGAAGACCAGACTGTGAAGAGCTTGTTGTCAGCAAATAGTGACCATCTCATTCAGATCCTCAATAAGATCAACTCGCTTCCGTTACCAGCAGACCTTGCAGCAAAGTTGCCCAATTTAGAGAGTTTTAGGGGGAAGGCTCCTCCACAGGGTTCGTTGCAGCACCAAAACATATTAAATGGAAATTCATCTTCTCCTTCGACCATGGACTTGCTTACTGTACTTTCAGCTACTTTAGCAGCATCGGCTCCAGATGCTCTTGCAGTGCTGTCGCAGAAGAGCAGTCTCAGCAGTGATAGTGAAAAAACACGGTCATCGTGCCGATCTGGTTCTGATCTCCACAATAGGCCTCTGGAACTTCCTTCAGTTGCAGGAGAAAGAAGCAGTACCAGTTATCAGTCCCCCATGGAAGATTCGGATGGACAAGTTCAAGGAACTCGAGTTGGTTTGGCACTCCAGCTGTTTAGCTCTTCGCCTGAACATGATACCCCACCGAACTTGGCGGCTTCTAGGAAGTACTTTTCTTCTGATAGCAGTAATCCTATTGAAGAGAGGTCTCCGTCATCTTCACCTCCTCTCCTGCAGAAGTTGTTTCCCATGCAAAGCAGAGAAGAAGCGAACAGTAATGGGAAATTACCAATCAGAAAAGAAGTTAGTGGTGTTGAGGTTCGAAAGCCTCCTAGTAGCAATATTCCCTTTGAACTCTTCAGAGAGTTAGATGGAGCTGGACCAAATTCATTTCGACCTGTTCCATATCAGGCTGGATACACTTCTTCAGGGTCTGATCATTCACCTTCTAGTTTAAATTCTGATGCCCAG gACCGCACTGGAAGGATAAGTTTTAAACTCTTTGATAAGGATCCCAGTCAATTTCCAGGGGCATTGCGGACACAA ATATACAATTGGCTGTCTAATTGTCCGTCTGAAATGGAAAGCTACATCCGGCCTGGTTGTGTGGTTCTGTCGGTTTATCTGTCTATGACACCCATTGCATGGGAACAG CTTGAAGAAAATTTGGTTCTGCATCTTAAATCTTTGATTCATAGCGAAGAGATTGATTTTTGGAGAAGTGGAAGATTTCTAGTTTACACTGGGAGGCTACTGGCGTCACACAAGGATG GGAAGATTCGTCTGAACAAATCCTCAAAAGCATGGAGTAATCCAGAATTAATCTCGGTGTCACCTTTAGCAGTTGTGGGTGGACAAAAGACCTCCTTTTTATTGAGGGgaaggaatttgaaaaatcCTGGCACCAG GATTCATTGCACATCTATGGGTGGCTACATATCCGAAGAAGTGATGGGATTCTGTAGGCAGGGAATATACGACGAGATACACTCCAGAAGTTTCAAGGTTGGGGATGCATCACCTACTGCCCTTGGTCGTTGTTTCATTGAG GTGGAAAATGGTTTTCGAGGAAATAGTTTCCCTGTTATCATAGCTGATGCTGCCATCTGCAAGGAATTGCGGCATCTTGAATCGGAGATTGATGGGTTTAGAGTACCGGAAATTAGTTCAGAAAGTCATTCATACGTTACTTCACAGCCAAGGCTGAAGGATGAAATTTTGCTATTCTTGAATGAACTTGGATGGCTATTCCAAAGGGAAAGGTCGTCTTCTGGCTTAGATAATCCAGATTTTTTAATAAGGCGGTTCAAATTTGTACTCACGTTCTCAGCAGAGAGGGACTTCTGTGCGTTGGTTAAAACACTTCTCGACATTTTGGTAAAAAAGTGCTTGATCACACATGGACTATCAACGAAATCTTTGGAGATGATATCTGAGATTCAGCTCTTGAATCGATCAGTTAAAAGGAGGTGCAGGCGGATGGTTGACCTACTCGTTCATTATCACGTATCTGGCTTTGGTGATGCTGAGAAAAAGTACCTCTTTCCACCAAATTCTATTGGTCCTGGTGGCATTACGCCTCTGCATTTGGCAGCTTCAATGACAGATGCAGATGATATGGTTGATGCACTGACAAATGACCCGCTAGAG ATTGGGTTGGAGTGCTGGAGTTCCCAACTTGATGCAAACGGACAGTCGCCACGGGCTTATGCTTTAATGAGGGGCAATCATTCTTGTAATGAGCTGGTGGAGCGAAAACTTGGTGACAGAAAGAATGGTCAAGTTTCGTTAAGAATTGGGAATGAGATAGAGCAACTAGAGGTGTCAAGTGGAGAGAGGGGCAGGGCGCAAGTCCGATCCTGCTCCAGGTGTGCTATTGTTGCAGCAAAGTGCAACAGGAGGGTTCCTGGGAGTGGGACACACAGGTTACTTCATCGGCCCTACATTCATTCAATGCTTGCTATTGCTGCAGTGTGCGTTTGCGTGTGCCTATTTTTGCGAGGTTCCCCGGACATTGGTTTAGTTGCACCCTTCAAATGGGAGAACTTGGACTATGGGACAATATAG
- the LOC111784734 gene encoding uncharacterized protein LOC111784734, with the protein MADMDVLADFSEVNEKCTLDMSTYENLPKACNAEPLDCATAIPKDDTDGSYVFVSSNDAATFDDHVASDVNGQAKCSQNVDTEIKVRDGELSTDDGRKPESIFVSDALGDSQFNFSEHVNESDAILGEIRVADVLQSSDAEEDEAEPQLNFSPTVEETRIPEGQATNESFDAVTNSGEIHGVESPHETEDIHIQEENQIISTPGSSSPDSNRSGEVKVESSQMAEDIQIHEDNGIVGIMKSSDTEENHVIDIEAESSQKADSIQIHKENGTVAIMLSDTESNPGEETEVESSLKADDTQNHEENGIVKAFDLSNTEANPRSELEEESSREVEDIELRGQNEIVDTNKSSASMKKRGEEGEVIPEDNETVVINELSDTIPNRSEETEMESFEREESIRESQDATMEAADCHCVNVQEKVDEMVSKAVVSDSVGGIGESQIISLGAAKSEVDHLDDSVEDVKGECKQGVALNEENPESTQITISQDGERFQVAGEEQESLNNELSLLEPSEENKADMEQDLEATPSPLFCPEDINGSMPIRTDDGLPTSMDQDDPLEAIDDKDTIFNRTSFHDLAESSPGSVDYDIATDETHILSPTMFISDPRVELNEITVNEQVVNHVFELEENSETVSQPKVDECIKVGDLECTVSGNGDDMPTALDQSRIACGDNSVAGSQLIPEDIERVESIETAVSIVVIGNTKIEIRETPSVNCLNDPFLRSDLHVEHCTMSENVASAGDDVLPDQEVSENHEDDLLGNSNFEIKCENGHIEKDDQSTFHSNDMRSKSKDCTSIESEERGSTVPEVPNGVVKSPAIPQSSAVEIDSELHDNKSISSPTANENSVDDIEITYSIGGGSRTIPGDDCSVSKTEVLKRSMIKDEGSLNSISDAVFETDGKLTKDETEVIHEDCQNEPSPVSPEGSADALTGQNVGAEAGTRPFNFLVKVPRFDDQNIREQIKCAQAEVDRKTKDRDAIRVQIQTMRAACKVLSDNLEAAMSEGRAARDLLKSKRLEIDSVQSVITKVKNAISVEDIDGRIRNTEHMIEHETLPLKEEKQLLREIKQLKQQREQLSSTMGKQEELQQALDQRDQIEERLKLLRKEMDLLRGNVLKAESVIKVAKKKYNDESIKLDELQSQFKAADEIRQEAYANLQSTRKQLSEKNKYCWNYRKDAKEANEIALSGDLERLQRLCVNQVERMMELWNTNAEFREEYVKSNMRSTLWRLKTLDGRSLGPNEEPHVPNRIVKERPAKDNSLLTASTMQETEKLIPAADADDARDNDKSVTKVAETKNRTTKKKPETVVALESGPRNISSENEVEEPPRPVEIKRTREEEELAAKAEELRKEEEAIKLKERRKLEEKAKAKEALERKRRNAEKAQARAAIKARKEAEEREKLREKRAKKKERKMAAGTEAGNGRDEMECAIVTKTPAAEGLKEESENRGEQGTATKRRPKKASQYTKQSKTKSMPPPLRNRGKRRMQPWMWILLTTLVVLALFFVGQQQLLY; encoded by the exons ATGGCTGACATGGATGTGCTCGCCGACTTCTCTGAGGTTAACGAGAAATGTACCTTGGATATGAGTACCTACGAGAATTTGCCTAAAGCCTGCAATGCAGAACCCCTTGACTGTGCTACTGCAATTCCTAAGGATGATACCGACGGTTCTTACGTTTTCGTTAGCTCCAACGATGCTGCAACTTTCGATGATCACGTTGCTTCCGATGTCAATGGGCAAGCAAAGTGTTCCCAGAACGTTGATACGGAGATTAAGGTTCGTGATGGGGAATTGAGTACTGACGACGGTAGAAAACCTGAATCGATTTTCGTTTCTGATGCACTGGGGGATTCCCAATTCAATTTTTCTGAGCATGTGAATGAGAGTGACGCAATTCTGGGTGAGATCAGAGTGGCGGATGTCCTTCAATCTTCTGACGCCGAGGAGGATGAAGCGGAACCTCAACTGAATTTTTCTCCAACGGTGGAAGAAACTCGAATCCCGGAGGGCCAGGCTACCAACGAATCTTTTGATGCAGTGACCAATTCCGGCGAAATCCATGGGGTAGAGTCTCCTCATGAAACTGAAGACATTCACATTCAGGaggaaaatcaaataatttctaCCCCTGGATCTTCTAGCCCCGATTCAAATCGTAGTGGAGAAGTCAAGGTGGAGTCTTCTCAAATGGCGGAAGATATTCAAATTCATGAGGATAATGGAATAGTGGGAATCATGAAGTCTTCTGATACCGAAGAAAATCATGTGATAGACATTGAGGCGGAGTCTTCTCAGAAAGCAGACAGTATCCAGATTCACAAGGAAAATGGAACGGTTGCAATCATGCTTTCTGATACTGAGTCAAACCCTGGGGAAGAAACCGAGGTAGAGTCATCTCTAAAGGCAGACGACACTCAGAATCACGAGGAAAATGGCATAGTGAAAGCCTTTGATTTGTCTAATACCGAGGCAAATCCTAGGTCAGAACTCGAGGAGGAATCTTCTCGGGAGGTGGAGGACATTGAGCTTAGGGGGCAAAATGAAATAGTCGACACCAACAAATCGTCTGCTTCCATGAAAAAGCGTGGGGAAGAAGGTGAAGTAATTCCCGAGGATAATGAAACAGTGGTTATCAATGAATTGTCTGATACCATACCTAACCGCAGTGAAGAAACTGAGATGGAATCTTTTGAGAGAGAGGAAAGCATTCGAGAATCACAAGATGCAACGATGGAGGCTGCTGACTGCCATTGTGTTAATGTCCAAGAGAAGGTTGACGAGATGGTAAGTAAAGCTGTGGTAAGCGATTCTGTAGGAGGAATAGGAGAATCTCAAATTATAAGTTTGGGTGCTGCTAAATCCGAGGTAGATCATCTTGATGATTCCGTGGAAGACGTTAAAGGGGAATGTAAACAAGGGGTTGCATTGAATGAAGAGAACCCTGAGAGCACTCAAATTACAATTAGTCAGGATGGCGAACGTTTCCAGGTTGCTGGTGAGGAACaagaaagtttaaataatgaactttCTCTTTTAGAGCCCtcagaagaaaacaaagcgGACATGGAGCAGGATTTGGAAGCAACTCCTAGTCCATTGTTCTGTCCAGAAGACATAAATGGTTCTATGCCCATTAGGACGGATGATGGCTTGCCAACTAGTATGGATCAAGATGACCCCTTGGAGGCTATTGATGACAAAGACACAATATTTAACAGGACCAGCTTCCATGACCTTGCTGAATCCTCACCTGGCTCTGTAGATTATGATATTGCTACTGATGAAACTCATATATTATCTCCTACGATGTTTATTAGTGATCCAAGAGTAGAGTTAAATGAGATTACCGTGAATGAACAAGTGGTGAATCATGTGTTCGAACTGGAAGAGAATTCAGAGACGGTTTCTCAACCTAAGGTGGACGAATGTATCAAGGTTGGAGATTTGGAATGTACAGTCTCTGGAAATGGAGATGATATGCCCACTGCACTCGACCAATCTAGAATTGCTTGTGGTGACAACTCTGTTGCTGGCAGTCAATTAATCCCTGAGGACATTGAGCGAGTGGAAAGCATTGAAACAGCAGTATCTATTGTTGTGATAGGAAATACTAAGATTGAAATAAGGGAAACGCCCTCTGTGAACTGTCTTAATGATCCATTCCTGAGATCCGATCTTCACGTTGAGCATTGTACAATGTCTGAAAATGTGGCCTCTGCTGGTGATGATGTCCTACCGGACCAGGAAGTCAGTGAAAATCATGAGGATGACCTTCTTGGTAACTCTAATTTTGAGATCAAGTGTGAGAATGGTCACATCGAAAAAGATGACCAATCAACTTTCCACAGTAATGATATGAGATCAAAATCTAAGGATTGTACTTCAATTGAAAGTGAAGAGAGAGGTTCCACTGTTCCTGAAGTTCCTAATGGTGTCGTTAAATCTCCTGCAATTCCACAAAGTTCTGCTGTTGAAATAGACTCGGAATTGCATGATAACAAAAGTATCTCAAGTCCAACTGCTAATGAGAATTCAGTGGATGACATCGAGATTACATATTCCATAGGAGGTGGTAGCAGAACTATACCTGGCGATGATTGCAGTGTGTCAAAAACTGAAGTTCTCAAGCGTTCCATGATAAAAGATGAAGGGAGTCTGAACTCAATCTCTGATGCTGTCTTTGAAACTGACGGTAAACTGACGAAAGATGAAACTGAGGTCATTCATGAGGATTGCCAGAATGAACCTTCACCTGTTTCTCCAGAAGGTTCTGCTGATGCTTTAACGGGGCAAAATGTAGGGGCTGAGGCAGGAACAAGGCCGTTTAACTTTTTGGTTAAGGTACCTAGATTTGATGATCAAAATATAAGAGAGCAGATTAAGTGTGCTCAGGCAGAAGTTGATCGGAAGACCAAGGATCGAGATGCCATTCGGGTTCAAATACAGACAATGAGG GCTGCATGTAAAGTGTTGAGTGATAATCTTGAAGCAGCAATGTCGGAAGGGAGAGCTGCAAGAGACTTGCTGAAGTCAAAAAGACTGGAGATAGACTCTGTTCAGTCAGTGATAACAAAAGTGAAGAATGCAATTTCCGTTGAGGATATCGATGGCAGG ATACGCAACACTGAACACATGATAGAGCATGAAACGCTGCCACTAAAAGAGGAAAAGCAATTACTTCGTGAAATCAAGCAATTGAAGCAGCAGCGGGAACAGCTTTCATCAACTATGGGTAAGCAGGAAGAGCTTCAACAGGCACTGGACCAGAGAGACCAGATTGAAGAGCGCCTAAAG CTATTAAGAAAGGAGATGGATTTACTGAGGGGCAATGTTTTGAAAGCCGAATCAGTAATAAAGGTTGCTAAGAAGAAATATAATGATGAAAGCATAAAGCTGGACGAGTTGCAATCCCAGTTTAAAGCAGCAGATGAGATTCGCCAAGAAGCATATGCTAATTTACAGAGTACGAGGAAGCAATTGTCTGAGAAG AACAAATACTGCTGGAATTATCGGAAGGACGCAAAGGAAGCCAATGAAATAGCATTGAGTGGAGATCTAGAGAGACTGCAACGTTTGTGTGTTAATCAG gtAGAGCGCATGATGGAACTGTGGAACACAAATGCCGAGTTCAGGGAAGAATATGTTAAGAGCAACATGAGGAGTACCCTGTGGCGACTAAAGACGTTGGATGGCCGCTCCCTTGGCCCCAATGAAGAGCCGCATGTACCGAACCGTATTGTAAAGGAGAGACCAGCGAAGGACAATTCTCTTTTAACGGCTTCAACAATGCAGGAAACAGAAAAATTGATACCCGCTGCTGATGCTGATGATGCGAGAGACAATGACAAATCAGTGACGAAAGTAGCCGAAACGAAGAATCGAACGACAAAAAAGAAGCCCGAAACAGTTGTGGCCTTAGAGAGTGGCCCCAGAAATATCTCTAGCGAGAATGAGGTAGAAGAGCCACCGCGACCAGTGGAGATTAAGCGAacaagagaggaagaagagctGGCGGCGAAAGCAGAAGAGTTgagaaaggaagaggaagCAATCAAGTTGAAGGAGCGACGTAAGTTGGAAGAGAAGGCCAAAGCCAAAGAGGCgttggaaaggaaaagaagaaatgctGAGAAAGCTCAGGCCAGGGCGGCAATTAAAGCACGGAAAGAGgcggaagagagagagaag CTAAGGGAGAAGAGAgcaaaaaagaaggaaaggaagaTGGCAGCTGGGACGGAAGCTGGGAATGGTCGGGATGAAATGGAATGTGCTATAGTCACCAAGACCCCAGCAGCAGAAGGTCTGAAGGAGGAGTCCGAAAACAGAGGAGAACAGGGGACAGCAACGAAGAGGCGGCCTAAAAAAGCATCGCAGTACACAAAGCAGAGCAAGACAAAGTCAATGCCTCCGCCACTTCGAAACCGGGGTAAGAGGAGGATGCAACCATGGATGTGGATTCTTCTGACAACCCTGGTTGTATTGGCGCTGTTCTTTGTCGGACAACAACAGCTTCTCTACTAG
- the LOC111784735 gene encoding chlorophyll a-b binding protein 7, chloroplastic has product MVMALFQPHTSPSAISSSSASFYGSSLQQLRSRTIALNLRNSPSIPHRFTCTASWQELAGVLIFSAIPFTAVKAIANSPFGESLQRQLEKKKNAAVAKSSKFKALAEEARKDSSWYGEKRPRWLGPLPYNYPKYLTGELPGDYGFDIAGLSEDPVAFRKYFNFEILHARWAMLASLGALVPEILDIFGAFHFTEPIWWRVGYSKLKGDTLDYLGIPGLHLAGSQGVIVIAICQAILMVGPEYARYCGIEALEPLGIYLPGDINYPGGVLFDPLNLSKDAAAFEELKVKEIKNGRLAMVAWLGFYSQAALTGKGPIQNLLEHVSDPFHNNFLSLLNSS; this is encoded by the exons ATGGTAATGGCGCTATTTCAGCCACACACTTCACCTTCTGCAATTTCATCTTCCTCCGCCTCATTCTATGGGAGCTCTCTTCAACAACTCCGCTCGCGCACCATAGCCCTCAATCTTCGAAACAGTCCCTCCATCCCTCATCGTTTCACTTGCACAGCTTCATGGCAGGAG CTTGCGGGGGTTTTGATATTCTCCGCAATTCCTTTCACGGCCGTGAAAGCCATCGCCAATAGCCCATTCGGAGAGTCGCTCCAGAGGCaattggaaaagaagaaaaatgctGCCGTCGCCAAGTCTTCGAAGTTCAAGGCTCTTGCTGAGGAGGCTAGAAAAGATAG CTCGTGGTATGGAGAaaagcgtcctcgctggcttGGTCCACTACCATACAATTATCCAAAATATCTGACAGGTGAACTGCCGGGTGATTATGGATTTGATATTGCAGGTCTGAGTGAGGATCCAGTGGCTTTTCGGAAGTACTTCAA CTTTGAAATACTGCATGCTCGTTGGGCTATGTTAGCGTCCCTTGGTGCTTTAGTTCCAGAGATCTTAGATATTTTTGGAGCTTTTCATTTCACTGAACCCATCTGGTGGCGAGTGGGATATTCAAAACTTAAG GGAGATACACTCGACTATCTTGGAATTCCAGGGCTTCATTTAGCTGGAAGCCAAGGAGTGATCGTCATTGCAATTTGCCAAGCTATTTTGATG GTTGGACCCGAGTATGCAAGATATTGTGGCATAGAGGCATTGGAGCCTCTGGGAATATATCTGCCGGGGGATATAAATTATCCAGGTGGTGTGTTGTTTGATCCCTTGAACCTGTCCAAGGATGCTGCAGCTTTTGAGGAACTGAAAGTGAAAGAGATTAAAAATGGGCGGTTAGCCATGGTTGCTTGGCTAGGATTTTACAGTCAAGCTGCTTTGACGGGTAAGGGACCAATCCAAAACCTTCTTGAACACGTTTCAGACCCTTTCCACAATAACTTTCTTTCCCTGCTCAACTCATCATGA
- the LOC111784736 gene encoding splicing factor U2af small subunit B-like, producing the protein MAEHLASIFGTEKDRVNCPFYFKIGACRHGDRCSRLHNRPTISPTLLLSNMYQRPDMITPGVDAQGQPIDPRKIQEHFEDFYEDIYEELGKFGEIECLNVCDNLADHMIGNVYVQFREEDQAAAALQALQGRFYSGRPIIADFSPVTDFREATCRQYEENNCNRGGYCNFMHVKMIGKDLRRKLFGRHRGYRRSRSRSRSLSPRNRKELDRRERDYRDRESRGNGRSKERHDRYDRDGGRRRHGSPRRSRSPVREGSVERRARIEQWNREREEKQ; encoded by the coding sequence ATGGCTGAACACCTGGCCTCAATATTTGGCACGGAGAAGGACCGTGTCAACTGCCCTTTCTATTTCAAGATCGGCGCCTGCCGTCATGGAGATCGCTGCTCTCGCCTCCACAACCGCCCTACTATTTCCCCGACACTTCTCTTGTCGAACATGTACCAACGCCCCGACATGATCACCCCCGGCGTCGATGCTCAGGGCCAGCCTATAGATCCCCGGAAGATTCAGGAGCACTTTGAGGATTTCTATGAAGACATTTACGAGGAACTTGGTAAGTTCGGTGAGATCGAGTGCCTTAATGTCTGTGATAATCTCGCCGACCACATGATTGGCAATGTCTACGTTCAGTTTAGGGAGGAGGACCAGGCAGCTGCCGCATTACAAGCGTTGCAAGGGCGGTTCTACTCTGGTCGACCCATTATCGCAGATTTTTCTCCGGTGACTGATTTCCGCGAAGCCACGTGCCGCCAATACGAGGAGAATAATTGCAATCGAGGGGGATATTGCAATTTTATGCATGTCAAGATGATCGGGAAGGATTTGAGGAGGAAGCTGTTCGGTAGGCATCGGGGATATAGGCGGAGCCGGAGCAGGAGTAGAAGTTTGAGTCCGCGGAACCGGAAGGAGTTGGATAGGCGCGAGAGGGATTACAGAGATCGTGAGTCTCGCGGAAACGGACGGAGCAAGGAGCGTCATGATAGGTATGATAGGGATGGGGGAAGGAGAAGGCATGGTAGCCCCAGACGAAGCAGAAGCCCTGTGAGAGAAGGAAGCGTAGAGCGCCGTGCCCGTATTGAACAGTGGAACCGAGAAAGGGAGGAGAAGCAGTGA